From a region of the Natronogracilivirga saccharolytica genome:
- a CDS encoding GH1 family beta-glucosidase, with product MSLNFPDNFLFGSATSSFQIEGHPHAKGAQPSIWNTFCKKKFAVKNGHNGTIACNHYELWEKDLEIIRRLNLDSYRFSVAWPRILPAGEGPPNEKGLDFYDQLTDRLLEYDVTPMLTLYHWDLPEHLQAKGGWAHPQSPDWFANYTRAVASRLADRVPLWVTFNEPWVFLHLGMVTGEHAPGYRDPAHAAMAWKHVLLAHSRSVETLRSCSESIEVGLACNISPFIPASSDEKDIEATSRMEAYHNRLFLDPWLKDSFPDVADHAFGRYTPAWTESERSEAATEIDFLGINYYSPNRIAHQSDTFLEVGIRPPKPPVTDMNWEIYPEGLYEVLEWAFERYGPLDLYVTENGCAYTDSVGNGIVKDNRRIHYFKNHLEQCSKAVSDGIPLKGYYAWSLLDNFEWSFGYEKRFGIVHVDFSTQQRIIKNSGYFYRDLITSVKEGKKELVPYEDPIIFDKHESSNQLQNE from the coding sequence ATGAGTTTAAATTTTCCGGATAATTTCCTTTTTGGTTCAGCTACATCGAGTTTTCAGATCGAGGGCCACCCTCATGCAAAGGGTGCACAACCAAGCATCTGGAATACGTTTTGCAAGAAGAAGTTTGCAGTAAAAAACGGTCATAACGGCACAATAGCCTGCAATCATTATGAACTTTGGGAAAAAGATCTGGAAATCATTCGCAGGCTCAACCTGGATTCATACCGTTTCTCAGTAGCATGGCCCAGGATTCTTCCTGCCGGCGAGGGGCCGCCAAATGAAAAAGGACTGGATTTCTATGACCAGCTGACAGACCGTCTGCTTGAGTATGACGTCACTCCAATGCTGACGCTATATCACTGGGATCTGCCGGAACATCTGCAGGCAAAGGGAGGCTGGGCACATCCGCAGAGTCCGGACTGGTTTGCCAACTATACCCGGGCTGTAGCATCCCGTCTTGCTGATCGCGTTCCTTTATGGGTGACGTTCAATGAGCCCTGGGTATTTTTGCATCTTGGCATGGTTACCGGAGAGCATGCACCGGGATACAGGGATCCGGCACATGCCGCAATGGCATGGAAACACGTTCTCCTGGCACACAGCCGGAGTGTTGAAACATTACGCTCATGTTCAGAGTCCATTGAGGTCGGTCTGGCCTGCAACATCTCCCCTTTCATCCCCGCATCATCCGATGAAAAAGATATCGAAGCAACCAGCCGCATGGAGGCTTACCATAATCGCCTGTTTTTAGACCCCTGGTTAAAAGACAGTTTCCCTGATGTTGCAGATCACGCATTCGGGAGGTATACACCCGCCTGGACTGAATCTGAACGGAGCGAAGCAGCGACTGAAATTGATTTTCTCGGAATCAATTACTATTCACCAAATCGTATTGCACATCAGTCTGACACATTTCTTGAGGTTGGCATCAGGCCGCCAAAACCTCCGGTTACGGATATGAACTGGGAAATTTATCCGGAAGGTTTGTATGAGGTACTTGAATGGGCATTTGAGCGATATGGCCCGCTGGATCTCTATGTTACTGAAAACGGTTGTGCATATACCGATTCAGTCGGAAATGGCATCGTAAAGGATAACCGGCGCATTCATTATTTCAAAAACCATCTGGAACAGTGTTCAAAAGCCGTTTCTGATGGTATTCCTCTCAAAGGATATTATGCCTGGTCGCTTCTTGATAATTTCGAGTGGAGTTTCGGGTATGAAAAACGGTTTGGAATAGTTCATGTTGATTTCAGTACACAACAGCGCATCATAAAAAACAGCGGATATTTCTACCGTGATCTTATTACCAGTGTGAAAGAGGGGAAAAAAGAACTCGTGCCGTACGAAGATCCCATTATTTTCGATAAACACGAAAGCAGTAATCAATTACAAAACGAATAG
- a CDS encoding COX15/CtaA family protein — MSWRSVFLQLNVFQKTAVITIAVTFLLIFIGGLVRASGAGLGCPDWPKCFGLWIPPLDAADLPSGYDPDQFNVFKTWMEYVNRLVGVIVGFLILLTFAFSTTYIRSRPLVFLCATVSLILVLFQGWLGGQVVQSGLQSWLITLHMVTAVLILNMLILTLYLSVKERFDFSLESGIKRPLVAVLAVLLLVTVAQVIFGTQVREALESVRQVYPVLERSEWIDRVGAIDLVHRSFSWVVLIMVLLFQYMVWKFKTGPYLYILAAMTTAATLMQIIFGAGLVYLGLPPSFQVLHLWVAAFMTSVPFVALLIVISSEDEKKGVHSYEN, encoded by the coding sequence ATGTCCTGGCGTTCCGTTTTTTTGCAATTGAATGTTTTTCAGAAAACTGCAGTAATTACCATAGCAGTTACTTTTCTGCTGATTTTTATCGGGGGGCTGGTTCGTGCTTCCGGCGCCGGCCTCGGGTGTCCGGACTGGCCAAAGTGTTTCGGGCTGTGGATACCACCTCTTGATGCGGCTGATCTCCCATCCGGTTACGATCCTGATCAATTCAATGTGTTCAAAACCTGGATGGAGTATGTCAACCGTCTGGTGGGCGTCATCGTTGGTTTTTTGATTTTACTGACATTTGCCTTTTCAACAACATACATCCGGTCAAGGCCTCTGGTCTTCCTTTGTGCAACTGTATCGCTGATTCTGGTTCTGTTTCAGGGATGGCTGGGCGGACAGGTCGTGCAGAGCGGCTTGCAAAGCTGGTTGATTACGCTGCATATGGTTACTGCAGTGCTGATTCTGAACATGCTCATCCTCACGCTTTATCTTTCCGTGAAAGAGCGTTTCGATTTTAGTCTTGAAAGCGGGATTAAACGTCCCCTTGTTGCGGTGCTTGCAGTGCTGCTCCTGGTAACCGTTGCCCAGGTCATTTTCGGTACTCAGGTAAGAGAGGCACTGGAAAGTGTGCGTCAGGTGTATCCCGTGCTGGAGAGGTCAGAGTGGATTGACCGGGTCGGTGCCATAGATTTGGTGCATCGCAGTTTCTCATGGGTTGTTCTGATTATGGTCCTATTGTTTCAGTATATGGTGTGGAAATTCAAAACCGGACCCTACCTTTACATACTAGCTGCCATGACCACAGCTGCTACGCTGATGCAGATCATATTCGGAGCGGGACTGGTGTATCTGGGCCTCCCTCCGTCATTTCAGGTTTTACATTTGTGGGTTGCGGCATTCATGACATCAGTTCCGTTTGTGGCATTATTGATAGTCATTTCATCTGAAGATGAAAAAAAAGGAGTGCATTCCTATGAAAATTGA
- a CDS encoding tagaturonate epimerase family protein: MKIEEFSNRRDLVDKIGRAKQMAGGSPVIIDLGAGQGELEVYPASLRSNPKGGVFIAGKYNLRKALFILAGESLKIMEEYDGRIIARYSDFVIKKCRWSRTIARKIRDTFPECAPGTGDNGQNWEKSLAFGDVLGMAGRAQLRAFSGKAGLAFSRQCIHELRDLDIHPEDVIDVITFTVFQEGLQTGYAAEACHLTSEEDVQVMLDAGYTRFSVEPDQTDLFACREKTKHELLNHMFEVPWIALRDKFELMLHRYKGHRIEISAIDTSGHPYEEDEPLVVIPTESEVLAAIAMFADIILTMEAIEAVFEKEGVRDKICVDLSFNRSGEVLTPFEHYFLMNELHRHDVQPDFLGPGRPDKNQWKLANHTNVKGLSGDIRFFSDSPPAGSGLTQHGIVPDIGYTTALECMIEKDPELFRIMWDSSRNVFEDAKKGSHISLEIHRIPGSSEYQDPELMQLLQGDQAEEFVKLAMSNVLSLKDEHGKRYLRQSLMDFLNEHEDLYIARLASKYQYWVDTFFAD, encoded by the coding sequence ATGAAAATTGAGGAGTTTTCCAACCGAAGGGATCTTGTTGATAAAATTGGTCGTGCCAAACAAATGGCCGGCGGTTCGCCTGTTATAATTGACCTGGGAGCAGGTCAGGGCGAGCTGGAAGTGTATCCGGCATCCTTGCGCAGCAATCCCAAAGGCGGAGTTTTCATTGCGGGAAAATATAACCTCAGAAAAGCACTGTTCATTCTGGCAGGTGAATCACTGAAGATAATGGAGGAATATGACGGGCGCATCATCGCCCGGTACAGTGATTTTGTTATAAAAAAATGCCGCTGGTCACGGACAATTGCGCGAAAGATCCGGGATACATTTCCGGAATGTGCTCCGGGAACGGGAGATAACGGACAAAATTGGGAAAAAAGCCTGGCTTTTGGTGATGTATTGGGTATGGCCGGACGTGCCCAGCTCAGAGCGTTTTCCGGAAAAGCCGGTCTTGCGTTCTCACGACAATGCATACACGAGCTCAGAGATCTGGATATCCATCCCGAAGATGTCATCGATGTGATTACATTTACCGTATTTCAGGAAGGGTTGCAAACCGGATATGCAGCAGAGGCCTGCCATCTCACATCAGAAGAAGATGTACAGGTGATGCTGGATGCGGGTTATACCCGGTTTTCGGTTGAGCCGGATCAAACGGACCTGTTTGCATGCCGTGAGAAAACAAAACATGAACTTCTGAATCATATGTTCGAAGTTCCCTGGATTGCCCTGCGCGACAAGTTTGAATTAATGCTGCACCGGTACAAGGGGCATCGCATAGAAATTTCTGCTATTGACACATCCGGGCATCCATATGAGGAAGATGAGCCACTTGTTGTCATACCAACGGAATCAGAAGTACTTGCAGCTATTGCCATGTTTGCGGACATCATACTTACTATGGAGGCGATAGAAGCCGTATTTGAAAAAGAAGGAGTAAGGGATAAGATCTGTGTGGATTTGTCATTCAATCGTTCCGGGGAGGTTTTGACTCCGTTTGAGCACTATTTTCTGATGAATGAGCTGCACCGGCATGATGTCCAGCCTGATTTTCTGGGGCCTGGCCGGCCGGATAAAAATCAATGGAAGCTGGCGAATCATACCAATGTCAAAGGTCTATCAGGAGATATTCGTTTCTTTAGTGACAGTCCGCCTGCGGGGTCAGGGTTGACACAGCATGGAATTGTACCTGATATCGGTTACACAACAGCTCTGGAATGTATGATTGAGAAGGATCCTGAGTTGTTTCGAATTATGTGGGATTCATCCAGGAATGTATTTGAAGATGCGAAAAAAGGGTCACATATCTCGCTTGAGATTCATCGGATACCAGGCAGTTCGGAATATCAGGATCCGGAACTGATGCAGCTGCTTCAAGGTGATCAAGCCGAAGAGTTTGTGAAGCTGGCCATGAGCAATGTGCTTTCACTCAAGGATGAACACGGGAAAAGATATCTGCGTCAGTCTCTCATGGATTTTCTGAATGAGCATGAAGACTTGTACATAGCCCGGCTTGCCTCAAAGTATCAATATTGGGTGGATACGTTTTTTGCAGATTAA
- a CDS encoding glycoside hydrolase family 3 N-terminal domain-containing protein yields MKQHSSYRYYLIIPVLIVGLALVYPFGRASSDVMVYQDPEAPIEDRVEDLLSRMTLEEKIGQMTQINISEINTDREHEVELDPERARNVAATYQIGSFLNGFADTPQRWYDFTRELQEIVIEESRLDIPMIYGIDHMHGASYLLESTIFPHNINLANSFNTEMSRQMGKITVLESAHLGHHWNFAPVLDIGRDPRWARFYETYGEDPHLASVLGAAYTEGLEGEDRVAPHRMAATAKHFIAYSTPLSGHDRSPVDLSWQNLQEVHRPPFQAVVDAGIKTVMVNSGEVNGVPVHASKPLLTDLLRDEMGFEGVILTDWADIIKLTQLDEVGFQQEHYHHIAVDEKEATYLAIKAGIDVSMTPQSFDFVYHMKELVEEGKLTEERIDESVRRVLRLKFKLGLFENPFPTTDFFDLVGAEEHKEKALQSARESLVLLENNDGLLPLDIDQTQKILVVGPRADSKRDLSGGWTLEWQGGPEEMYPDDIHTIYTGISSTFSDSEVILMESIGEEGDSERQRFEDAAAGADVIIMALGEEPYTEFIGDINDLTLYEEQLELADVVLETGTPAVLVYVGGRPRVLSESARNSDAILFAGLPGFKGGEAVADIISGKFNPSGKLSFTYPAEPSHFTTYDHKHTDRVTAAWEFGHGLSYSEFEISDLQINSEEIGPDDYLTAEAIVTNHGPMAGQKNVLWFLRNEVSIITRPVRQLKHFEKIELEPGESQTVSFRITPEDHLYYPDKMGDDVIESGYYTLMIGDESTRFYLDVPEDRASAPAH; encoded by the coding sequence ATGAAACAACATTCTTCTTACCGTTACTATTTGATAATACCGGTGCTGATCGTCGGTCTGGCGCTGGTATACCCTTTTGGCCGGGCATCCTCTGATGTCATGGTTTATCAGGATCCGGAAGCTCCAATCGAGGACCGGGTTGAGGATTTGCTCTCACGAATGACCCTGGAAGAAAAAATCGGGCAGATGACTCAGATCAACATTTCAGAAATCAACACTGATCGAGAGCATGAAGTAGAGCTGGACCCTGAAAGAGCCCGAAATGTAGCTGCAACCTATCAGATCGGATCTTTCCTGAACGGATTTGCCGATACACCCCAACGGTGGTATGATTTCACACGCGAGCTGCAGGAAATTGTCATTGAGGAATCACGGCTCGATATTCCGATGATATACGGAATCGACCACATGCACGGAGCAAGCTATTTGCTTGAAAGCACCATTTTTCCACATAACATTAACCTGGCCAACAGCTTCAACACAGAGATGTCCCGCCAGATGGGAAAAATCACTGTACTTGAGTCCGCGCACCTCGGTCATCACTGGAATTTTGCACCGGTCCTGGACATTGGCCGCGATCCACGCTGGGCGAGGTTTTATGAAACATACGGGGAAGACCCCCACCTGGCTTCTGTTCTCGGCGCTGCATATACGGAAGGACTCGAAGGTGAAGACCGTGTTGCCCCGCACAGAATGGCTGCTACAGCAAAGCACTTTATTGCATACTCAACACCATTGAGCGGTCACGACCGTTCTCCGGTGGACTTGTCATGGCAAAATCTGCAGGAAGTTCATCGCCCGCCTTTCCAGGCTGTTGTTGATGCCGGTATCAAAACTGTCATGGTCAACAGTGGAGAGGTGAACGGTGTTCCCGTACATGCATCCAAACCCCTGCTCACCGACCTGCTCAGAGATGAAATGGGATTTGAAGGCGTCATACTTACTGACTGGGCGGATATTATCAAACTGACTCAGCTTGATGAGGTCGGATTCCAGCAGGAACATTATCATCATATAGCGGTTGACGAAAAAGAAGCAACTTATCTTGCCATCAAAGCGGGCATTGATGTCAGCATGACGCCTCAGTCTTTCGACTTTGTTTACCACATGAAAGAGCTCGTAGAAGAGGGTAAACTGACAGAAGAGCGAATTGATGAATCAGTACGAAGAGTGCTGCGGCTCAAGTTTAAGCTGGGACTTTTTGAAAATCCTTTTCCCACAACCGACTTCTTTGATCTGGTAGGTGCCGAAGAGCATAAAGAAAAAGCTCTGCAATCTGCACGCGAGTCGCTCGTGCTGCTTGAAAACAACGACGGCCTTCTGCCGCTTGATATCGATCAAACACAGAAGATACTTGTTGTCGGTCCCAGAGCAGACTCGAAAAGAGATTTAAGCGGTGGCTGGACCCTCGAGTGGCAGGGAGGTCCGGAGGAGATGTACCCGGATGACATCCATACCATCTATACCGGCATCAGCAGTACCTTCAGTGATTCCGAAGTTATCCTTATGGAATCCATTGGTGAAGAAGGCGACTCAGAGCGGCAGCGTTTTGAAGATGCGGCTGCGGGTGCTGATGTTATCATAATGGCACTCGGTGAGGAGCCATATACCGAATTCATAGGTGATATCAACGATCTTACACTTTATGAGGAACAGCTTGAGCTGGCTGATGTCGTTCTTGAAACAGGAACACCAGCGGTACTTGTATATGTCGGCGGACGTCCGAGAGTTCTGTCGGAGTCAGCAAGAAACAGTGATGCCATTCTGTTTGCCGGACTTCCCGGATTCAAGGGCGGTGAAGCTGTTGCCGATATTATATCCGGCAAGTTCAACCCGAGCGGAAAACTGTCATTCACATATCCTGCTGAACCAAGCCACTTTACAACATATGATCACAAGCACACCGACAGAGTTACCGCAGCCTGGGAATTCGGACACGGTTTGAGCTACTCTGAATTTGAGATCTCTGATCTGCAGATTAATTCAGAAGAGATTGGTCCGGATGATTATCTGACTGCTGAAGCAATCGTTACCAATCATGGTCCGATGGCAGGGCAGAAGAATGTACTCTGGTTCCTCCGGAACGAGGTAAGCATCATTACACGCCCTGTCCGGCAATTGAAGCATTTTGAGAAAATCGAGCTGGAACCCGGCGAGTCACAAACGGTTTCTTTCAGGATCACTCCCGAAGACCACCTGTACTATCCAGACAAGATGGGAGATGATGTTATTGAAAGTGGCTACTATACCCTCATGATTGGTGATGAAAGCACCCGGTTCTATCTGGATGTTCCAGAAGACAGAGCAAGTGCTCCAGCTCATTAA